The proteins below are encoded in one region of Caulobacter henricii:
- a CDS encoding PA2169 family four-helix-bundle protein, with product MSHTNEDHIKLVNSLVETTIDSAEGYAEAAKDAESARYKTLFQDRAQERRTVATALQDEVRRLGGEPKDDGTILAAAHRVFVNLRDSLSKGDDAVINEVESGEDFIKSRYEKAMKDTDVDIHTRAVIQKAWASVKSGHDQMRDIKHMLKH from the coding sequence ATGTCCCATACCAACGAAGACCATATCAAGCTCGTCAACAGCCTGGTCGAGACCACCATCGACAGCGCCGAAGGCTATGCCGAAGCGGCCAAGGATGCCGAAAGCGCGCGGTACAAGACACTGTTCCAAGACCGGGCGCAGGAGCGTCGCACCGTGGCCACCGCGCTGCAGGACGAGGTCCGCCGGCTCGGCGGCGAACCCAAGGATGACGGCACGATACTCGCCGCAGCCCATCGGGTTTTCGTCAATCTGCGCGACAGCCTCTCCAAGGGTGACGACGCCGTGATCAACGAGGTCGAGTCCGGAGAGGACTTCATCAAGTCCCGGTACGAAAAGGCCATGAAGGACACCGATGTCGACATCCACACCCGGGCGGTGATCCAGAAGGCCTGGGCCTCGGTGAAGTCGGGCCATGACCAGATGCGCGACATCAAGCACATGCTGAAGCACTGA